In a single window of the Coprothermobacter proteolyticus DSM 5265 genome:
- a CDS encoding DUF554 domain-containing protein, with amino-acid sequence MLGVYVNTLAVLAGAFAGLVFIKPLQTYRHVITESVGVLVLALGIYGIKDMNSPAIVLISLLVGGLIGAVMDIEGHLGRLTQSLQQRFQGQQITEGFVYATTLFVVGPMTIIGSINAGLMKDYSILFLKSVMDGFSAAALSAAYGIGVFLSALAVLIVQGAIALFSAQLSFLQLPMYVNDFSAVGNLLIAMIGLRMLGIKEIKVGNYLPALLIQIFLAWLVGALV; translated from the coding sequence ATGCTAGGCGTCTATGTGAACACACTCGCTGTTTTGGCTGGTGCTTTTGCAGGCCTGGTTTTCATAAAGCCGCTGCAGACATATCGGCACGTCATAACAGAATCTGTGGGTGTCTTAGTGCTTGCACTGGGGATATACGGCATAAAAGACATGAACAGTCCAGCCATTGTACTCATCTCCCTATTGGTGGGTGGTCTAATTGGTGCAGTCATGGACATTGAAGGGCATTTGGGTCGCCTTACGCAGTCGCTGCAACAAAGGTTTCAAGGACAGCAGATCACTGAAGGCTTTGTCTATGCTACTACGCTCTTTGTGGTAGGTCCAATGACCATAATCGGCAGTATCAATGCTGGACTTATGAAAGATTACAGCATTCTGTTTTTAAAATCGGTGATGGATGGTTTTTCCGCTGCCGCTCTATCAGCCGCCTACGGGATAGGTGTATTTCTAAGCGCTCTCGCAGTGTTGATTGTGCAAGGAGCCATTGCACTGTTCAGTGCGCAATTGTCCTTTTTGCAGTTGCCCATGTATGTAAACGATTTTTCTGCTGTTGGCAACCTTTTGATTGCCATGATAGGGTTAAGAATGTTGGGCATTAAGGAGATAAAGGTGGGAAATTATCTCCCGGCTTTACTTATCCAGATTTTCTTGGCTTGGCTGGTTGGTGCTCTGGTATAA
- a CDS encoding RCKP-type rubredoxin-like domain-containing protein: MAIWKCSVCGYEKEGKCKPKKCPECGSTGTFEKKEG, translated from the coding sequence ATGGCCATTTGGAAATGCAGCGTTTGCGGCTACGAAAAAGAAGGCAAGTGCAAACCGAAAAAATGCCCAGAATGCGGCAGTACTGGTACTTTTGAGAAAAAGGAGGGCTAG
- a CDS encoding DUF4910 domain-containing protein: MDPAKKVWGLLSSMDRLQGTAGLIEAAEIISQEASNLELDVVARTYQYDGKETIMGLTMPLGWELTDGYCELVSPHKELLCSTQEHTLAVVPYSPGGTAEGSLVIPLPDWSNTTGKIVLTDEEPLVALYKASEKGALGVIWYQERDIDAYTYRGLFLNESHLRELKMIPMVQVKPSISRKLKRLLNSQNNVEAHLEVKSSFKVEKMPVVEARLNPSEKANIVLTAHYCHVGPGSDDNASGSAGLIRVAERLVKNPPRNFGVIFLWVPEHYGTVQWLEKDATLPMEANINLDMIGASQLLSNSAINLNHNPWPLLHPSDAYMWFYLQQLANHPSNMLKVAEQGYGLGSDHAPFTLKGIPGIMPITWPDRYYHSSSDYLDKTDWNVFEMITDAVVMTINALDKPEENIVKGWAHHIYGTELAKNPSGAEILAYFLNSRLNTDFETSWRPSQAASPFKPVMPLQNRQISNFLKARTYKEKQNNLDILLAETIILSKSMGVHDIEAVLKAELGVFDQELYQEATKEFLEKL; this comes from the coding sequence ATGGATCCCGCAAAAAAGGTTTGGGGGCTTTTGTCTTCAATGGATCGTTTACAAGGAACTGCTGGGCTAATTGAGGCTGCAGAAATCATTTCACAAGAAGCTTCTAATTTAGAGCTAGATGTAGTCGCACGTACTTACCAATACGACGGGAAAGAAACCATTATGGGATTGACCATGCCTCTGGGCTGGGAACTAACCGATGGATACTGTGAACTGGTAAGTCCCCATAAGGAGCTGCTTTGTTCCACTCAGGAACATACACTGGCTGTAGTGCCTTACTCACCTGGTGGAACAGCTGAGGGCTCTTTGGTAATTCCTTTGCCAGATTGGTCAAATACCACCGGAAAGATAGTACTCACTGATGAGGAACCGCTAGTGGCTTTGTACAAAGCATCAGAAAAAGGCGCATTGGGCGTTATATGGTACCAAGAACGCGATATAGATGCTTACACCTACAGGGGTTTGTTTCTAAATGAGAGTCACTTAAGGGAACTAAAAATGATTCCCATGGTACAAGTAAAACCCAGTATTTCAAGGAAGCTAAAAAGGCTACTAAACAGCCAAAACAATGTGGAAGCACACTTGGAAGTAAAGAGCTCTTTTAAAGTAGAAAAGATGCCCGTAGTTGAAGCCAGACTGAATCCCTCTGAGAAAGCAAATATTGTGCTAACTGCTCACTACTGCCATGTGGGTCCGGGCTCCGATGACAATGCCTCAGGTAGTGCTGGCTTGATCCGAGTAGCGGAAAGACTCGTTAAGAACCCGCCAAGAAACTTCGGAGTTATCTTCCTATGGGTTCCCGAACACTACGGCACAGTGCAGTGGTTAGAAAAGGATGCTACCTTGCCCATGGAAGCGAATATAAACTTAGACATGATTGGTGCATCACAGCTCCTTAGTAACAGTGCCATAAACTTGAACCACAATCCATGGCCTTTGCTTCACCCGTCTGACGCTTACATGTGGTTTTACCTGCAACAACTTGCCAATCACCCATCCAATATGCTGAAGGTGGCTGAGCAGGGATATGGACTGGGATCTGACCATGCACCCTTCACTTTAAAGGGCATACCTGGTATCATGCCCATTACATGGCCCGACCGCTATTACCATTCCTCCAGCGATTACTTAGATAAAACCGACTGGAACGTGTTCGAAATGATAACAGATGCTGTCGTTATGACCATAAACGCATTGGACAAACCTGAGGAAAATATTGTCAAAGGTTGGGCTCACCACATTTATGGTACCGAACTGGCTAAGAACCCCTCTGGCGCTGAAATATTGGCTTATTTTCTCAACAGCAGGCTAAATACTGATTTTGAAACCAGCTGGCGTCCCAGCCAAGCTGCCTCTCCATTCAAGCCCGTTATGCCACTGCAGAATCGGCAAATATCCAACTTTTTGAAAGCTCGTACTTACAAAGAAAAACAAAACAATCTTGACATTCTACTAGCAGAAACCATCATCCTCAGCAAATCTATGGGTGTACATGATATTGAAGCCGTATTGAAAGCCGAGTTAGGAGTTTTTGACCAAGAGCTGTACCAAGAAGCTACTAAAGAGTTCTTAGAAAAGCTCTAG
- a CDS encoding HD domain-containing protein — translation MRPLVAKVIRDPLYGDIRLNFLEAAIMDHVAFQRLRRITQLAGAPFVYPAAVHTRFSHSLGTMNVAKLYADALELSPEDYLITALCALLHDVGHGPFSHCFEDAASSWLGMNHEQLGMSIMQLIGSTLLDQCSAKLLQGLERESHIYGFDNARDYVQWAFEETISAVKNEDYRAHIVDGPMGADRLDFITRDAYFTGVSAFNTVDIFRLTGNALLMDGQLVYRAKVVDNIYGLTLGRFLMYKNVYYHKTSRAAELMMQLMITEAIEEGLLDGYRSVKEFSNLDEPTLLGLVKIKGGKSAQIYDQLLRRKLWKVVEERIVKAEQQSQILEELYLLHAPCHIDVPEKLSLISPMDRGEVLILDEKGVVMPLSHYEEKTGYSLLQQEMNVFVRVYKEV, via the coding sequence GTGAGGCCGTTAGTTGCCAAAGTTATTCGAGATCCTCTTTACGGTGACATAAGGTTGAACTTCTTAGAAGCTGCCATTATGGATCATGTGGCTTTCCAAAGGCTGAGAAGGATAACACAACTGGCTGGAGCCCCTTTTGTGTACCCAGCTGCTGTCCATACACGTTTTTCACATTCTTTAGGAACCATGAACGTGGCAAAGCTTTACGCTGATGCGCTGGAGCTAAGTCCAGAGGATTATTTGATTACAGCGCTATGTGCCCTTTTGCATGATGTTGGTCATGGTCCCTTTAGTCACTGTTTTGAAGATGCAGCTTCTAGCTGGTTAGGTATGAACCATGAGCAGCTTGGCATGAGCATAATGCAGCTAATTGGTAGTACCCTGCTTGATCAGTGTTCTGCCAAGCTTTTGCAGGGCTTGGAGAGGGAATCGCACATTTATGGATTTGATAATGCGAGGGATTATGTGCAATGGGCTTTTGAGGAAACCATTTCAGCTGTAAAGAACGAAGACTACAGAGCTCACATTGTTGATGGTCCCATGGGTGCCGACAGGTTGGACTTTATAACTCGAGATGCGTACTTTACTGGTGTTAGTGCGTTTAACACAGTGGATATTTTCAGGCTCACAGGTAATGCGCTTCTAATGGATGGTCAGCTGGTGTACAGGGCAAAAGTTGTGGACAATATCTATGGTCTGACACTGGGGCGTTTTCTCATGTACAAGAATGTGTATTACCACAAAACCAGCAGGGCTGCTGAGCTTATGATGCAACTCATGATCACGGAAGCCATTGAGGAAGGGCTTCTAGATGGCTATCGAAGTGTGAAAGAGTTTAGCAACCTAGATGAGCCTACCCTCTTGGGTTTAGTGAAGATAAAAGGCGGTAAGAGCGCGCAGATTTATGACCAGCTTCTCCGAAGAAAGTTGTGGAAGGTGGTGGAAGAAAGAATTGTAAAGGCTGAGCAGCAGAGCCAGATTTTAGAAGAGCTTTATTTGTTGCATGCACCTTGCCATATTGACGTACCTGAGAAACTTAGCCTTATTAGTCCCATGGATCGTGGCGAGGTGCTCATCTTGGATGAAAAAGGTGTGGTCATGCCACTTTCACACTACGAAGAAAAGACTGGTTATTCGTTGCTTCAACAGGAAATGAACGTTTTTGTTAGAGTTTACAAGGAGGTGTAA
- a CDS encoding M20 family metallo-hydrolase yields the protein MKDLEELVKSYEQEMVETLSKLVSIKAVNVRSGEGQSEWDRVKFLEPILKEMGLDTKVVVAPDPLVPEGRPNLLAVLPGKDTSRTLWFIGHLDTVPAGDPSLWSHDPFEAHVEDGKIYGRGAEDNGQAVITSLFAVKALIEAGIKPNVNIGLAFVADEETGSEYGIIYLIQQGIFKSTDMAVVPDSGDSEGSFIEVAEKSMMWLKFKVMGKQTHASMPGSGINAHKIGMMFALSVDEALHDNFSDRDELFEPPFSTFEITKKEANVENINTIPGSDVFYMDMRILPDENLDDILRIIDEIRTYFEYEYKVRIQLEIIQRSDAPAPTDPEHPLVKTLASVIKETRGIEPKVGGIGGGTCAAPLRRVGIPSVVWATIDELAHQPDEYAKIENLTKDALVFAKLMSRME from the coding sequence ATGAAAGATTTAGAGGAGTTAGTAAAGAGTTACGAGCAAGAGATGGTGGAAACGCTGTCCAAGTTAGTCAGTATTAAAGCTGTGAATGTGCGTTCTGGTGAAGGGCAGAGCGAATGGGACAGAGTGAAGTTCTTGGAACCCATCCTGAAAGAAATGGGCTTGGATACGAAGGTAGTTGTAGCTCCTGATCCGTTGGTGCCTGAAGGAAGACCCAACCTGCTAGCTGTGCTGCCCGGCAAGGACACGTCTAGAACCCTTTGGTTCATAGGGCACTTGGATACTGTGCCAGCAGGTGATCCTAGCTTATGGAGTCATGATCCGTTTGAAGCTCACGTGGAAGATGGAAAGATCTATGGGCGTGGAGCTGAAGATAACGGTCAAGCAGTGATTACCAGCTTGTTCGCAGTGAAAGCCTTGATTGAAGCCGGTATAAAACCCAATGTGAATATTGGACTAGCTTTTGTGGCAGATGAAGAAACCGGCTCAGAGTACGGTATCATTTACCTTATTCAGCAAGGTATTTTTAAGTCTACTGACATGGCCGTAGTCCCAGACTCAGGGGACAGTGAGGGTTCTTTTATCGAAGTAGCCGAAAAATCCATGATGTGGCTGAAATTCAAGGTCATGGGAAAGCAGACCCACGCGTCCATGCCTGGAAGTGGCATAAACGCTCACAAGATTGGTATGATGTTTGCTTTGTCAGTGGATGAAGCTCTACATGACAATTTCAGTGACAGAGACGAACTGTTTGAGCCACCATTTAGCACCTTTGAAATCACAAAGAAAGAAGCGAACGTGGAGAACATCAACACCATACCGGGAAGCGATGTTTTCTACATGGACATGCGAATTCTGCCTGATGAGAATTTGGATGACATACTAAGAATCATTGATGAAATAAGAACATACTTCGAGTACGAATACAAGGTGCGTATACAGTTGGAGATTATACAGCGGAGCGATGCTCCGGCTCCCACTGATCCAGAGCACCCCTTGGTAAAGACTCTTGCCAGCGTTATCAAGGAAACGCGAGGCATTGAACCGAAAGTTGGCGGTATTGGTGGCGGTACCTGCGCGGCGCCTTTACGCAGAGTTGGTATACCTTCAGTGGTTTGGGCCACCATTGATGAGCTGGCACATCAACCTGATGAATACGCAAAAATAGAAAATTTAACAAAAGATGCACTGGTTTTTGCAAAACTCATGAGTAGAATGGAATAA
- the fba gene encoding class II fructose-1,6-bisphosphate aldolase: MPYAKTKDILSKAHNEGYGVGAFNVNDLEFIQAIVKAAVMENSPAIIEASEGALKYAGDGDVEKGAFILADMVRRYADAVSVPISLHLDHGHDLKHIMAAIKAGFTSVMIDASDKPLEENIRITRQIVEVAHAAGVAVEAELGRLMGIEDNVASAESVLVDPDEAKRFVTETQVDFLAPAVGTSHGAFKFKGEAKIDYERISKVKELTQLPLVLHGASGVPAQWVELAEKYGADLSGAKGVPDEVLQEAVKRGINKVNTDTDLRIAFLAGLRKHLAENPKEFDPRKYFGEAKDFVTEVVRDRMKMLGSSGKA, from the coding sequence TTGCCATATGCAAAAACCAAAGACATTCTCAGCAAAGCTCACAACGAAGGTTACGGTGTGGGCGCTTTTAACGTTAACGATTTGGAGTTCATACAAGCCATTGTAAAAGCTGCGGTTATGGAGAATTCACCAGCCATCATTGAGGCTTCCGAAGGAGCTTTAAAGTATGCTGGTGATGGCGATGTGGAAAAGGGAGCTTTCATCTTAGCTGACATGGTACGTCGTTACGCCGATGCTGTTTCTGTGCCCATTTCCCTTCATTTAGACCACGGCCACGATCTTAAACACATCATGGCGGCTATAAAGGCAGGATTTACTTCTGTCATGATTGATGCTTCCGACAAGCCTTTGGAGGAAAACATCAGAATTACTCGCCAAATTGTGGAAGTGGCACATGCTGCTGGTGTGGCTGTGGAGGCCGAGCTCGGACGATTAATGGGCATTGAAGACAACGTTGCCAGTGCCGAGAGCGTTTTGGTGGATCCAGATGAAGCTAAGAGGTTTGTTACTGAAACTCAAGTAGATTTCTTAGCTCCGGCGGTAGGGACAAGCCATGGCGCTTTCAAGTTCAAAGGCGAAGCAAAGATTGATTATGAAAGGATTTCCAAGGTAAAGGAACTAACCCAACTACCACTCGTACTTCATGGAGCAAGTGGTGTGCCTGCCCAGTGGGTTGAACTTGCTGAAAAATACGGTGCTGACCTGTCAGGTGCTAAGGGTGTTCCTGATGAAGTGCTTCAGGAAGCCGTTAAGAGAGGTATTAACAAAGTCAACACCGATACGGACCTCAGGATTGCTTTCTTGGCTGGTTTAAGGAAGCATTTGGCTGAAAATCCAAAAGAGTTCGACCCCAGGAAATACTTCGGAGAAGCTAAAGATTTTGTTACTGAAGTAGTAAGAGACAGAATGAAAATGCTTGGTTCTTCGGGAAAAGCTTAA
- a CDS encoding SPW repeat domain-containing protein, which produces MQWLVGLLGIWYLLSPWIFKAASAAMWNGIIVGIIVAICAYMFPAEKSWQKWLGVLMGIWAIIAAFFLTQGAGYMWNNIIVGILMAIAGFAALGGNQ; this is translated from the coding sequence ATGCAATGGTTAGTCGGTTTACTTGGTATTTGGTATTTGCTATCTCCTTGGATCTTTAAGGCAGCATCTGCAGCAATGTGGAATGGAATTATCGTCGGTATCATAGTAGCAATTTGCGCTTACATGTTCCCAGCTGAGAAATCATGGCAAAAATGGCTTGGCGTATTAATGGGAATTTGGGCAATAATAGCGGCATTCTTCTTAACACAGGGTGCAGGTTACATGTGGAACAACATCATTGTTGGTATCCTAATGGCCATCGCAGGTTTTGCTGCACTTGGTGGAAATCAGTAA
- a CDS encoding NAD(P)H-dependent flavin oxidoreductase, translated as MISLEELLSIEYPIIQGGMARVAKAPLVAAVSEAGGLGVLGGAAMTPEELRDQIREVRRNTSKPFGVNLMLQSEFWQDQIKVVLEEKPPVITTGAGNPSSFMKTLKEKGIKILPLVGSANQALLLEKAGADGVIAEGKESGGHIGDVTTIVLVNAVLKSVTNIPVIAAGGIVDKDSYRAMRAMGAAGVQMGTRFVASEEAPISSAYKDVVLKANERSTVEVGRRFKHAVRIWRNQLAQKLIEAEYNGDEETFSNLMLGALIRAVEGDLENGAFMMGQSAGLIKEILPVKDIIKSIAA; from the coding sequence ATGATCTCTTTAGAAGAACTACTTAGTATTGAATATCCCATCATACAAGGTGGCATGGCACGCGTTGCAAAAGCACCACTGGTGGCAGCAGTGAGTGAAGCTGGCGGCTTAGGAGTACTAGGCGGCGCTGCTATGACACCTGAAGAACTCAGGGATCAAATTCGCGAAGTCAGAAGAAACACATCTAAACCTTTTGGCGTGAATCTGATGCTTCAAAGCGAGTTCTGGCAAGACCAAATAAAGGTCGTGCTGGAAGAAAAGCCTCCAGTGATTACTACGGGAGCAGGGAATCCTTCCAGTTTCATGAAAACCCTCAAAGAAAAAGGCATCAAAATATTGCCTTTGGTTGGTTCTGCAAACCAAGCACTTTTGTTGGAGAAAGCTGGTGCTGACGGAGTAATTGCCGAAGGTAAAGAATCGGGTGGGCACATTGGCGATGTGACTACCATCGTACTGGTAAACGCAGTTCTTAAGTCAGTTACGAACATTCCTGTCATAGCCGCAGGCGGCATAGTAGATAAAGATAGTTACCGCGCCATGAGAGCCATGGGCGCAGCAGGCGTTCAAATGGGTACGCGTTTTGTAGCCTCTGAAGAGGCACCTATTAGTTCTGCATACAAGGACGTGGTGCTAAAAGCTAACGAACGGTCCACTGTGGAAGTGGGCAGACGGTTCAAACACGCTGTGCGCATATGGAGGAACCAGTTAGCACAAAAGCTTATTGAGGCAGAATACAACGGTGATGAAGAAACGTTTTCCAACCTCATGCTGGGAGCTCTTATCAGAGCGGTTGAAGGTGACTTAGAAAACGGTGCTTTCATGATGGGGCAAAGCGCCGGATTAATAAAAGAGATCCTGCCCGTTAAAGACATAATAAAATCCATAGCAGCATAA
- a CDS encoding 3-hydroxyacyl-ACP dehydratase FabZ family protein produces the protein MEEKVIPLPHRWPFLFVDSFKAEGNMCEAQYYVDPNLPFFQGHFPGYPIFPGVLHVEAMAQTLGLLVKTPGLPLLARIEQAKFMQPIFPGDNITIKAKLENEKAGFYFGSGQIFKGDTLVSEAKIVFKVAVE, from the coding sequence TTGGAGGAAAAAGTGATACCCCTTCCCCACCGCTGGCCATTCTTGTTTGTTGACAGCTTTAAGGCGGAAGGGAATATGTGTGAAGCGCAGTATTATGTGGACCCTAATTTACCCTTTTTTCAGGGTCATTTCCCCGGTTATCCTATCTTTCCAGGTGTACTGCACGTTGAAGCCATGGCTCAGACGCTGGGGCTATTGGTTAAAACACCTGGACTACCACTACTGGCACGGATTGAGCAGGCTAAATTCATGCAGCCCATTTTCCCAGGTGACAACATTACCATAAAGGCGAAGCTGGAAAACGAAAAAGCGGGCTTCTATTTTGGAAGCGGACAAATTTTCAAAGGGGATACGCTGGTTAGTGAAGCGAAAATAGTTTTTAAGGTGGCGGTGGAATAA
- a CDS encoding anti-sigma factor family protein: protein MRTVECKEVVELIPAYVKGELTRNQMNEVSEHLQNCNSCYEEAEKWEELFAELRSLVSYTHKPEKKVAQLTRGKTSSLTPWIVGGVGLGVGVLLAAGGALLWRKK, encoded by the coding sequence GTGAGAACGGTGGAATGCAAAGAAGTAGTGGAACTAATACCAGCCTACGTAAAGGGCGAGCTGACGAGAAATCAAATGAATGAGGTCTCTGAGCACCTGCAAAATTGCAATAGTTGCTATGAAGAGGCTGAGAAATGGGAAGAGCTGTTTGCCGAACTTCGAAGTTTGGTTAGCTACACCCACAAGCCAGAGAAGAAAGTAGCACAGTTAACCAGAGGTAAGACATCTTCCTTAACACCGTGGATAGTTGGCGGTGTTGGTTTGGGTGTGGGCGTACTACTAGCAGCAGGAGGTGCCTTGCTTTGGAGGAAAAAGTGA
- a CDS encoding RNA polymerase sigma factor, with protein sequence MKVEHVLIEKVKRGDPKAFQELFSRFERDIYTLAYRLLGNREDAEDVTQEVAWILWSKIKSFRNESSLSTWLYRVTANTALQLLRKKRKIIYVEPSAHTAEDMHLMLEMAVMDLPENQRTLIVLRDIYNFPMKEIARMLDISEENVRVQLHRARKALRKRLEGGENGGMQRSSGTNTSLRKGRADEKSNE encoded by the coding sequence ATGAAGGTTGAACATGTGCTCATTGAAAAAGTAAAACGTGGTGATCCAAAAGCTTTTCAGGAACTCTTTAGTCGTTTTGAGCGCGATATTTACACGTTAGCATACAGACTGCTGGGAAACCGAGAGGACGCTGAGGATGTGACCCAAGAAGTAGCGTGGATCTTGTGGTCCAAGATAAAGTCCTTCAGAAACGAATCCAGCTTGAGCACGTGGCTTTACCGCGTAACAGCAAACACTGCTCTTCAACTTCTTAGAAAAAAGCGAAAAATCATTTATGTCGAGCCCAGTGCTCATACAGCAGAGGACATGCATCTCATGTTAGAAATGGCTGTCATGGACTTACCAGAAAATCAACGCACACTCATAGTTCTACGTGACATCTATAACTTCCCCATGAAAGAGATCGCAAGAATGTTGGACATATCAGAGGAAAACGTGCGGGTGCAACTCCATAGGGCTCGGAAAGCCTTAAGAAAGAGATTAGAAGGAGGTGAGAACGGTGGAATGCAAAGAAGTAGTGGAACTAATACCAGCCTACGTAAAGGGCGAGCTGACGAGAAATCAAATGAATGA
- the fabF gene encoding beta-ketoacyl-ACP synthase II, giving the protein MKRIVITGVGVVTPFGVGLQTFKEGIFAGRNGIKPITRYSDLPVKYAGEVDFDPLQYFDKKDVKRLDRFTQFALVAAREAIEAAQLKDVDPYTVGVVFASGMGGLEYLESQIVNLYTKGQRTVSPFTVPASIINIAAANIAIEHGFHGPTFAPTTACAASLDAIGQGYTLLQQEEDLNAVLVGGSEASITPLGITSFHNMKALSPLNEPTASRPFDKRHSGFVMGEGAGALVLESLEHALKRGAKPLAEVVAYAATCDAYHVTAPDPSAEPQAIAIEKALKRAGITPAQIDYVCAHGTSTPLNDVIETKAIKQALGDHAYEIPVSSVKSMIGHLLGASGAVETVATVLALQEQMVPPTINFQEPAEECDLYYVPNKGEKRTINYALKESLGFGGHNSVLVLRRYEG; this is encoded by the coding sequence ATGAAAAGAATCGTAATCACCGGAGTAGGTGTGGTAACACCCTTCGGCGTAGGCCTGCAAACGTTCAAAGAAGGTATTTTTGCAGGACGAAACGGCATAAAACCCATAACCAGATACAGTGATCTGCCGGTGAAATATGCAGGGGAAGTGGATTTTGATCCCCTGCAGTACTTTGATAAGAAAGATGTCAAAAGATTGGATCGCTTCACTCAGTTTGCCCTGGTGGCAGCTCGAGAGGCAATAGAGGCTGCTCAGTTAAAGGATGTAGATCCATACACGGTGGGAGTGGTTTTCGCATCTGGCATGGGTGGTCTGGAGTACTTGGAAAGCCAAATAGTGAACCTGTACACAAAGGGACAAAGAACAGTTTCGCCTTTCACTGTTCCAGCTTCCATCATTAACATAGCAGCTGCAAACATTGCCATAGAACACGGTTTTCATGGCCCCACGTTCGCTCCCACTACAGCATGCGCAGCTTCCTTAGATGCCATCGGACAAGGATACACCTTACTGCAACAAGAAGAAGACCTAAACGCAGTACTAGTTGGAGGCTCTGAAGCCAGCATTACTCCCTTGGGTATCACTAGTTTCCACAATATGAAAGCTCTATCACCGTTGAATGAACCCACTGCATCACGACCATTTGATAAAAGGCATTCCGGATTTGTTATGGGAGAAGGCGCTGGTGCTTTGGTTTTGGAAAGCTTGGAACATGCACTAAAACGTGGCGCTAAACCATTAGCCGAAGTAGTAGCCTATGCTGCCACCTGCGATGCTTATCACGTGACAGCTCCAGACCCTTCTGCTGAGCCTCAAGCAATAGCCATAGAAAAAGCATTAAAGAGAGCAGGCATAACACCAGCACAAATTGACTACGTATGTGCTCATGGAACGTCTACTCCATTAAACGACGTTATTGAAACCAAAGCAATAAAGCAAGCTTTAGGAGATCATGCTTATGAAATACCTGTGAGCTCCGTAAAATCCATGATAGGACATTTGCTGGGGGCATCAGGCGCCGTGGAAACGGTAGCAACTGTGTTGGCTTTGCAAGAACAAATGGTGCCACCCACGATAAACTTCCAGGAGCCTGCCGAAGAGTGTGACCTTTACTATGTGCCAAACAAAGGCGAGAAAAGAACTATCAACTATGCTCTAAAGGAGTCATTGGGTTTCGGTGGTCATAACTCCGTATTGGTGCTGAGGCGCTATGAAGGTTGA
- a CDS encoding acyl carrier protein, whose protein sequence is MMEMVKSLLEENGYPTEGLTEETSFESLGVDSLGLVDLTLSLEQKGYTIPEEKLSEIKTVGDLLRVLGGNA, encoded by the coding sequence ATGATGGAAATGGTAAAGAGCTTATTGGAAGAAAATGGTTACCCAACAGAGGGCTTGACTGAGGAGACCAGTTTTGAAAGCTTGGGTGTGGATTCCTTGGGTTTGGTGGATCTAACTCTTTCTTTGGAACAGAAGGGCTATACAATTCCCGAAGAAAAGCTATCTGAAATCAAGACCGTGGGCGATCTGCTCCGGGTGCTAGGTGGTAATGCATGA
- a CDS encoding SDR family NAD(P)-dependent oxidoreductase has translation MNWQLCEKTFAIVGSGDIGKATAQALEQEGAKAILLSRKSQHYLDVTDEESFKQYGSWSKILDGLVYTAGITVDKPVGLLTLADWQRVIETNLTGAFLTAKHFYMALKPNSSVVFLSSIVAQWGNIGQAAYSSSKAGLEALMKTLAKEWARKGIRVNAIAPGLVNTKMTTELPQMVVDGFTQHTLLKRLAEPEEVANVICFLLSPLSSFMTGQVIYVDGGFFTA, from the coding sequence ATGAACTGGCAACTCTGTGAAAAAACGTTTGCCATTGTAGGAAGTGGCGATATCGGAAAAGCCACAGCTCAAGCTCTAGAACAAGAAGGTGCCAAAGCCATACTGCTTAGTAGAAAAAGCCAACATTATTTGGATGTCACTGACGAAGAATCTTTTAAGCAGTATGGATCGTGGTCCAAGATATTGGATGGATTGGTATATACTGCAGGCATAACGGTGGACAAACCAGTAGGACTCCTCACATTGGCTGATTGGCAACGAGTCATAGAAACGAACCTGACCGGTGCATTCCTAACAGCCAAACATTTTTACATGGCCTTAAAGCCAAACAGCAGTGTGGTATTCTTGAGTTCCATAGTAGCTCAGTGGGGAAATATTGGACAAGCAGCCTACAGTTCTTCTAAGGCAGGTTTGGAAGCCCTGATGAAAACACTGGCAAAAGAATGGGCAAGAAAGGGTATCAGGGTCAACGCCATAGCGCCAGGTTTAGTTAACACCAAAATGACAACAGAGTTGCCTCAAATGGTCGTCGATGGCTTTACTCAGCACACACTGCTAAAGCGATTGGCTGAACCTGAAGAGGTGGCAAATGTCATCTGTTTCTTGCTCTCACCTCTGTCTTCCTTCATGACTGGGCAAGTCATTTACGTAGACGGAGGCTTTTTTACTGCGTGA